Proteins co-encoded in one Spirosoma endbachense genomic window:
- the galE gene encoding UDP-glucose 4-epimerase GalE, whose protein sequence is MTPTGNSPKILVTGGAGFIGSHTVVSLVEAGFEPVIVDDFSNSERSVLDGLRTILGRDVTCYTANCNDSAAMEAIFQKEAVIGVIHFAAYKAVGESVRLPLKYYRNNLDSLILLLELMPKYGVHNLVFSSSCTVYGQPEQLPVTEATPRLPAQSPYGNTKAISEDIIRDTVQSPTPIKALALRYFNPIGAHPSAELGELPLGIPANLVPFITQTAAGIRSSLTVYGNDYNTPDGTCIRDYIHVVDLAEAHVQALRKLNEQNTDSSYDVINIGTGRGETVLNIIKTFEQETGVNLNYTIGPRRPGDVEQVYADVTKANRDLNWTARRSLAESLRDAWRWQQKISLK, encoded by the coding sequence TTGACTCCCACAGGTAATTCCCCCAAGATTCTGGTAACCGGCGGAGCTGGTTTTATTGGCTCCCACACGGTTGTTTCCCTGGTTGAAGCTGGCTTCGAACCGGTTATCGTCGACGATTTTTCCAATTCTGAACGCTCCGTTCTCGACGGTTTGCGGACCATTCTGGGCCGTGATGTAACGTGCTATACGGCCAACTGCAATGATTCGGCCGCAATGGAGGCTATTTTTCAGAAAGAGGCCGTTATTGGCGTCATTCACTTTGCCGCCTATAAAGCGGTTGGTGAATCGGTTCGGCTGCCCTTGAAGTATTACCGAAACAATCTGGATTCGCTGATACTTCTGCTGGAATTAATGCCTAAATACGGCGTGCATAACCTCGTGTTTTCGTCGTCCTGCACGGTGTATGGCCAACCGGAGCAGTTACCGGTTACGGAGGCAACTCCCCGGCTACCAGCTCAGTCACCGTACGGCAATACGAAAGCAATCAGTGAAGACATTATCCGTGATACGGTACAGTCACCGACACCGATTAAAGCATTAGCACTACGTTATTTTAACCCAATTGGCGCACATCCATCGGCAGAGCTTGGCGAGTTACCACTTGGCATTCCAGCAAATCTGGTTCCGTTCATTACCCAGACAGCCGCCGGTATTCGTTCTAGCCTGACGGTTTACGGCAATGATTATAATACGCCCGATGGCACCTGCATTCGTGACTATATTCACGTCGTAGATCTGGCCGAAGCGCATGTTCAGGCGTTACGTAAACTGAACGAACAGAATACCGACTCCAGCTATGATGTCATTAATATCGGAACAGGGCGGGGCGAAACGGTATTGAATATTATCAAAACATTTGAGCAGGAAACCGGCGTTAACCTGAATTATACAATCGGACCTCGTCGGCCGGGCGATGTTGAACAGGTCTATGCCGATGTCACGAAAGCCAATCGAGATCTTAACTGGACAGCTCGCCGTTCGCTGGCCGAATCGTTGCGGGACGCGTGGCGGTGGCAACAGAAAATCAGTTTAAAATAG
- a CDS encoding HlyD family secretion protein translates to MPLNRRDPQQSAAMRRLGWWAVVLVLIGLVLGFVIVLPDTIPTPFVFKSERAEEIYRFPSTVYIERMYVRNGQHVKPGDTILEISAPDIAALARELSSAESNLSSFRNFRTASATDEQAITKLTIHKTQEEIGLKETQVAIADRKWESESGSLLYHVTESKRLLATNRTLYQAGDISKNNLNALELKQFQAQSAYDLAYQNHLENRTSLNRQIASKKLEISILEKQIAKNASDLLLEGDHLHTTLTATRKRIEGTYGAFSITSNAHLLLKATRSSTVSFVFEGEKEVVAGTTLLKMMYDEAPLYAHTQVNSSQIGKIRAGQSVILKVDAYPVYEWGSVSGEVNTVSLTPDEKGLFNVRLRITNEQNLHNLLRIGMQGKADIITDERTMYGHLFRKFKKTASAFVD, encoded by the coding sequence ATGCCCTTAAATCGCCGTGATCCTCAACAATCAGCAGCCATGCGCCGATTGGGCTGGTGGGCGGTTGTTCTGGTTCTGATAGGGTTGGTTCTTGGCTTCGTAATTGTATTGCCCGATACGATTCCAACCCCGTTTGTCTTTAAGTCTGAACGGGCAGAGGAGATCTATCGATTTCCGTCAACGGTGTATATCGAACGGATGTATGTTCGGAACGGACAACACGTAAAACCCGGCGATACGATTCTGGAAATCAGCGCCCCCGACATTGCTGCTTTAGCTCGCGAACTTTCGTCGGCGGAGTCTAATCTATCCAGTTTTCGGAATTTCCGAACGGCTTCTGCAACGGACGAACAGGCCATCACAAAATTAACAATCCATAAAACCCAGGAGGAGATCGGGCTGAAAGAAACTCAGGTCGCTATTGCCGATCGAAAATGGGAATCGGAGTCGGGTAGTCTGCTCTATCATGTTACCGAATCAAAACGGCTTCTGGCTACGAATCGGACACTTTACCAGGCTGGCGACATCAGTAAAAACAACCTGAATGCGCTGGAACTTAAACAGTTTCAGGCGCAAAGTGCCTATGATCTGGCGTATCAGAATCACCTCGAAAATCGCACGTCGCTCAATCGGCAGATTGCCTCTAAAAAATTGGAAATAAGCATACTGGAAAAGCAAATTGCCAAAAATGCCAGTGATTTGCTTCTGGAAGGCGACCATCTGCATACGACTCTGACAGCCACTCGCAAACGTATTGAAGGTACGTATGGGGCTTTCTCGATAACATCAAATGCGCACCTGCTCTTGAAAGCGACTCGTAGCAGTACCGTTTCGTTTGTATTTGAAGGAGAAAAAGAAGTCGTAGCCGGAACGACGTTGCTCAAAATGATGTATGATGAAGCTCCGCTTTATGCCCATACGCAGGTCAACTCGTCACAGATTGGCAAAATTCGGGCTGGCCAGTCGGTTATACTAAAAGTGGATGCGTACCCAGTCTATGAATGGGGTTCCGTTTCAGGTGAGGTAAATACGGTTTCGCTTACCCCCGATGAAAAAGGGTTATTTAACGTTCGGCTGCGCATCACGAACGAGCAGAACCTTCATAACTTACTGCGGATCGGTATGCAGGGAAAGGCCGACATTATTACGGATGAGCGAACGATGTACGGTCATCTTTTCCGGAAATTCAAGAAAACAGCATCTGCTTTCGTTGATTAA
- a CDS encoding DUF4833 domain-containing protein yields the protein MKKVHSWILVTTLFLAGYLPAKALSDSFPQPHRSANQLFYIQRSKDINTIVYEANLSANKKLDPNKPLQVYWIRYAEKGQREDLSPIQWQMAYGYTHKPSTAGPDAYDINLNAFRKHPLQVVRYQGKPIAMTLINGERARLQKVFVQLDPKSRLVPHVQYIEMYGVDLDKGKPVYERIIP from the coding sequence ATGAAAAAAGTACATTCCTGGATACTCGTGACTACCCTGTTTCTGGCTGGGTACTTACCTGCAAAGGCTTTAAGCGATTCATTTCCACAACCTCATCGTTCAGCTAACCAGCTGTTTTATATTCAGCGAAGTAAAGACATTAACACCATTGTCTACGAGGCCAATCTGTCTGCCAACAAAAAGCTCGACCCGAACAAACCACTACAAGTCTACTGGATTCGCTACGCCGAAAAAGGGCAGCGGGAAGACTTGTCTCCGATTCAATGGCAGATGGCCTACGGCTATACGCATAAACCGTCAACCGCTGGACCAGATGCTTACGATATCAATCTGAATGCATTTCGGAAACACCCGCTCCAGGTTGTTCGCTACCAGGGCAAGCCCATTGCGATGACGCTAATTAACGGGGAGCGGGCGCGTTTACAAAAAGTATTTGTACAACTTGACCCGAAGTCGCGCCTGGTTCCGCATGTTCAATACATTGAGATGTATGGCGTTGATCTGGATAAGGGGAAACCGGTTTATGAACGCATCATACCCTGA
- a CDS encoding sugar phosphate isomerase/epimerase family protein — MNRRTFARKTIQAASLVGLTSSLPGFPFEKPSIRLGGPLFDKYDQPDEWIAALKKQGYRAAYCPLKTDAPADQIKAYEEAAKKANILIAEVGAWSNPLSTDSATAQTALKKCVDSLALAEAIGANCCVNISGSRNPAQWAGPHKDNLTEATFEQIVAITRKIIQEVKPTRTYFALELMPWSYPDSVDSYLRLIKAINQKQFGVHLDPMNIIDSPRVFFNNGALIKECFKKLGPHIRSCHGKDIILKEDVYTPQLVECRPGLGNMDYTVYLTELSKLKEIPLMMEHLATSEAYQEAAKYIRSVGAKEGIDV; from the coding sequence ATGAATCGCCGGACATTTGCCAGAAAAACGATACAGGCCGCTTCGCTCGTTGGATTAACGTCTTCCTTACCGGGCTTCCCGTTCGAAAAACCTTCTATCCGATTGGGTGGACCCCTGTTTGACAAGTATGATCAACCCGATGAGTGGATTGCTGCGCTAAAGAAGCAAGGCTACCGGGCCGCTTATTGCCCGCTAAAGACGGATGCTCCCGCCGATCAAATCAAAGCCTATGAAGAAGCGGCTAAAAAAGCCAATATTCTCATTGCCGAAGTAGGCGCCTGGAGCAATCCACTTAGCACTGACTCAGCTACTGCCCAAACGGCATTAAAAAAATGTGTGGATTCGCTGGCTTTAGCCGAAGCTATTGGTGCCAATTGCTGCGTGAACATCAGTGGCTCCAGGAACCCGGCACAGTGGGCTGGCCCTCATAAAGACAACCTAACAGAAGCCACCTTTGAACAAATTGTAGCTATCACCCGGAAAATTATTCAGGAAGTAAAACCTACCCGAACCTATTTTGCGCTGGAGCTAATGCCCTGGAGTTACCCGGATTCCGTCGATTCTTACCTGCGCCTGATCAAAGCAATCAACCAAAAGCAATTTGGTGTTCACCTCGATCCGATGAACATCATCGACAGCCCTCGGGTCTTTTTTAATAATGGGGCCCTGATCAAAGAGTGTTTCAAAAAGCTTGGGCCACACATCCGGAGCTGTCATGGGAAAGACATTATTCTCAAAGAAGATGTTTATACGCCACAACTGGTCGAATGCAGGCCGGGCCTGGGCAATATGGACTACACTGTTTATCTGACTGAGCTTAGTAAGCTTAAAGAGATTCCTCTCATGATGGAACACCTGGCAACTTCAGAAGCTTACCAGGAAGCTGCGAAGTATATTCGGTCGGTGGGCGCTAAAGAAGGAATCGATGTTTAA
- a CDS encoding transglutaminase-like domain-containing protein produces MSDNELKALISLLDDEDMEVVEHVEQQIRQIGGQMIPLLETEWEGSFNPALQKRIEEIIHDLQYESVLERMRDWKNGGAMNLLEGLWIVATYQYPDLSLDKLKQDVEQLYYDVWIDIKGDMHPDEQIRAMNNAFFTKLKFAPNTKHFHSPSNSMINQVLETRRGNPITLCVLYMLIAKRLNLPVYGVNLPNLFVLTYKNDSGVQFYINVFNRGLVFTKKDIDQYIDQLNLKRLDTFYQPCTNADIVRRVLRNLTLAFEKNGDTDRVREVEQILEMVKDDGDGLPLSDYTQR; encoded by the coding sequence ATGAGCGACAACGAATTAAAAGCTCTGATCTCATTGCTGGACGACGAGGACATGGAAGTAGTTGAGCATGTCGAACAGCAAATCCGGCAAATTGGCGGACAAATGATCCCACTTCTGGAAACCGAATGGGAAGGTAGTTTTAATCCGGCTCTGCAGAAACGTATCGAAGAAATTATTCATGATTTGCAGTATGAATCCGTTCTGGAGCGTATGCGCGACTGGAAAAACGGAGGGGCTATGAATCTGTTGGAAGGCCTCTGGATCGTGGCTACCTATCAATATCCCGACCTGTCGCTCGACAAGTTAAAACAGGACGTTGAGCAGTTATATTACGACGTCTGGATTGACATTAAAGGGGATATGCACCCCGATGAGCAAATCCGGGCCATGAATAATGCCTTTTTTACAAAGCTGAAGTTTGCGCCCAATACGAAGCATTTCCACTCGCCATCCAACTCGATGATCAATCAGGTGCTGGAAACGCGCCGGGGTAATCCCATTACGCTTTGTGTACTTTATATGCTCATTGCGAAACGGCTGAACCTGCCGGTTTATGGCGTCAACCTGCCCAATCTGTTTGTACTAACTTATAAGAACGATAGCGGTGTCCAGTTCTACATCAATGTGTTTAATCGGGGCTTGGTTTTTACCAAGAAAGACATCGATCAGTACATTGACCAGTTGAACCTGAAGCGGCTGGATACTTTCTATCAGCCCTGTACCAATGCCGACATTGTTCGTCGGGTACTGCGTAACTTAACCCTGGCATTCGAGAAAAACGGCGATACCGATCGCGTTCGGGAGGTCGAACAGATTCTTGAAATGGTTAAAGACGATGGCGACGGTCTGCCTTTATCGGATTATACGCAACGGTAG
- a CDS encoding T9SS type A sorting domain-containing protein: protein MKTLFKPLLVAFTLSLVTFSASLAEVNPGSRPAAVAAYKTGIYSTMEGKLQIALDKETGGAVDIRLKNADGKVLFYQRVGKNEKTSRIRLNLNELQDGAYRVEVTNGVETSTQIVTLSTQQPSAPSRLVAIN, encoded by the coding sequence ATGAAAACGCTCTTCAAACCTCTGCTCGTTGCTTTCACATTAAGCTTAGTTACTTTTTCTGCTTCATTGGCCGAAGTAAACCCTGGTAGCCGCCCAGCGGCCGTTGCAGCCTACAAAACGGGTATTTACTCGACAATGGAAGGAAAACTTCAGATTGCTCTTGATAAAGAAACAGGCGGTGCAGTCGATATTCGGCTAAAGAATGCCGATGGAAAAGTCTTGTTCTACCAACGCGTTGGTAAGAATGAAAAAACGTCTCGTATCCGCTTAAATCTGAACGAATTGCAGGATGGCGCTTACCGGGTAGAAGTGACAAATGGAGTAGAAACCTCTACGCAGATCGTCACATTGTCGACCCAGCAGCCTAGTGCCCCCAGCCGCCTTGTCGCAATCAATTAA
- the rfbB gene encoding dTDP-glucose 4,6-dehydratase, which translates to MKLLITGGAGFIGSHVVRLFVTKYPEYQIYNLDKLTYAGNLANLSDIEHAPNYTFIKGDITDAKFLEDMFAEIPFDGVIHLAAESHVDRSITDPMAFVMTNVVGTVNLLNTAKNSWKATSESFEGKRFYHVSTDEVYGSLHNPEDFFTEETAYDPQSPYSASKAASDHFVRAYGNTYKLPVVLSNCSNNYGPNHFPEKLIPLMIHNIQTNKPLPVYGKGENVRDWLFVVDHARAIDAVFHTGKLGETYNIGGFNEWKNIDLVHLLCSIMDRKLGRQEGTSAKLITYVTDRAGHDLRYAIDAHKIMNELGWQPSLQFEEGLEKTVDWFLANQDWLDNVTSGAYQSYYQGMYANR; encoded by the coding sequence ATGAAACTTCTTATTACGGGCGGTGCCGGATTTATCGGATCGCATGTTGTTCGGCTATTCGTCACAAAATATCCAGAGTATCAAATTTACAATCTCGATAAACTGACCTATGCCGGAAACCTGGCTAACCTGTCGGATATCGAACATGCGCCGAACTATACATTCATTAAGGGTGATATTACCGATGCGAAATTTCTGGAGGATATGTTCGCCGAGATTCCGTTCGACGGTGTCATTCACCTCGCGGCCGAATCGCACGTAGATCGCTCCATCACTGACCCAATGGCGTTTGTCATGACCAACGTCGTTGGAACGGTCAATTTGCTGAACACCGCTAAAAACAGCTGGAAAGCTACATCTGAAAGTTTTGAGGGAAAACGGTTCTACCATGTCTCTACGGATGAGGTTTATGGCTCGCTTCACAACCCCGAAGACTTTTTCACCGAAGAAACGGCCTATGACCCACAATCGCCCTATTCAGCATCAAAAGCTGCATCGGACCATTTCGTGCGGGCCTACGGCAACACCTATAAACTGCCCGTTGTTTTATCGAACTGTTCGAACAACTACGGCCCGAATCATTTTCCGGAAAAACTGATTCCGCTGATGATTCATAACATCCAGACCAACAAGCCCTTACCCGTTTATGGTAAAGGAGAGAATGTTCGTGACTGGTTGTTTGTCGTAGACCACGCCCGCGCTATCGACGCTGTTTTTCATACAGGCAAACTAGGTGAAACCTACAACATTGGTGGCTTCAACGAGTGGAAAAATATTGACCTCGTCCACTTGTTGTGTTCGATTATGGACCGTAAACTTGGCCGCCAAGAAGGCACATCCGCTAAGCTGATCACGTACGTGACCGACCGCGCCGGACACGATCTGCGTTACGCCATCGACGCCCACAAAATTATGAATGAACTGGGCTGGCAACCTTCTCTTCAGTTTGAAGAAGGTCTCGAAAAAACCGTCGACTGGTTCCTGGCCAATCAGGATTGGTTAGATAACGTCACCTCAGGAGCTTACCAGTCTTATTATCAGGGAATGTACGCAAATCGATAA
- a CDS encoding response regulator transcription factor: MQRYYRVLESENGLQGLKAAQENLPDLIISDWMMPDMDGIEFCRQTKLDERTSHIPFILLTALSAQDNKLTGLETGADEYLTKPFDSRELIIRSQNLIESRQKLRERFAREIRVQPKDITVTSTDEKFLMRVLKIAEDNLGNADFTPEQFGREIGLSRMQLHRKLIALTSQATGDFLRVMRLKRAAQLLEGRTGSVSEIAYGVGFNSLSYFAKCFREQFGVLPNEYAASLSAQV, encoded by the coding sequence ATGCAACGATATTATCGGGTTCTGGAAAGTGAGAATGGCCTTCAGGGATTGAAAGCCGCTCAGGAGAATCTGCCCGATCTGATTATCAGCGACTGGATGATGCCCGATATGGATGGTATTGAGTTTTGCCGCCAGACAAAACTCGACGAACGCACCAGCCATATTCCATTTATTCTTCTGACGGCGCTGTCAGCTCAGGATAATAAGCTCACTGGCCTCGAAACCGGTGCCGATGAGTATTTGACCAAGCCATTTGATTCACGCGAATTGATTATCCGATCGCAGAATCTGATTGAAAGTCGACAAAAGTTACGCGAGCGGTTTGCCCGCGAAATCCGGGTTCAGCCAAAAGACATTACGGTTACGTCAACTGACGAAAAATTCCTGATGCGCGTTCTGAAGATCGCAGAGGATAATTTAGGCAATGCCGATTTCACACCAGAACAGTTTGGGCGAGAGATTGGCTTAAGTCGGATGCAGTTGCACCGCAAGCTCATTGCCCTTACTAGCCAGGCTACTGGCGACTTCCTCCGTGTGATGCGCCTGAAACGGGCGGCTCAACTCCTCGAAGGGCGCACAGGCAGTGTGTCTGAAATCGCGTATGGCGTTGGCTTTAATTCGCTTTCGTACTTTGCCAAATGCTTCCGGGAACAATTCGGTGTGCTACCGAATGAATATGCGGCCAGTTTAAGTGCACAAGTCTAA
- a CDS encoding DUF5686 and carboxypeptidase-like regulatory domain-containing protein, which translates to MKASKLRSISDDNPCQTTHVQRRSIHFLFLVRQILFCIILFGGLSAFGQTPTNQELISGIITDLSSGQGIAFASIAVKGKPIGTQADADGRYKLQLRQPVDSLLVTALGYQTVHVAVTASTVNVALKPAASLLNEVVVHAGENPAFRILREINAHRKQNDFRQLSGYDYEAYSQLAITINQLSERFRQRKAVRAILRALEEKQGGKPAVLLPVFFSETVSHIYARRNPQHMKEKILKTNISSVGITDDSFVAMFTGAGFNTLNFYQNQVSLFKKEFISPLAEGGRSAYTYFLADTTQIGQHTCYGIDFDPKNERDLVFKGRMWIDKLIYALVRIEAQVGAAANINFIRQIDIDQTYEPANDSGNAWLPETTHLTVSVGEVVKNTFGATVDYTTSVRQPLVGQPKSVDFFNVDIDLAEDREQSTPDYWQAQRLQSSQSHTYDQTRAMLDTVRSLPVVKSYTRAAQFVLNGGYLPLVRGVDVGSAFSMWAYNRVEGHRFRMGLQTNNTFSRTWQLSAYGAYGTRDRVWKTGAEVNFIPKRQPLTLITLRHSYDLEQLGFRMEDVADNSFFRINSRFGRYPQAYYQREISLTAQRDLGTTFTQTVGVRSRSMNLLFPFAINQTSESASSATAMTDLRSSELFLETRYAPGRLPARRVTNRRIRRRPTETAPIVTLRYTLGTASFQGRTFSGYHKLQMQFDHTLRWGLFGRTQYTVKAGYSPSTIPYPLLQVHLGNQTPFYNKNAFNLMNYAEFVSDRYVSVAVEHKFEGLLTNRLPIIRRWGWRTFMTGNVLWGQLSEANYKLIATQDSKGKQLPPVHSLQQTPYVEVGYGFENVLKALRIEALHRLTYRQNPNVTPFAIKVSFQLGL; encoded by the coding sequence ATGAAGGCTAGTAAACTACGCTCAATATCGGATGACAATCCCTGCCAAACCACACACGTTCAGCGCAGATCAATCCATTTTCTCTTTCTGGTCCGTCAGATTCTGTTTTGTATAATCTTGTTTGGTGGGCTATCTGCCTTTGGGCAAACACCTACTAATCAGGAGCTTATTTCCGGAATAATTACAGACCTGAGTTCGGGCCAAGGGATTGCCTTTGCTTCAATAGCCGTAAAAGGAAAACCCATCGGTACGCAGGCCGATGCCGATGGCCGTTATAAACTTCAATTACGTCAACCCGTCGATTCACTCCTGGTCACGGCACTCGGCTACCAGACCGTACACGTTGCTGTTACTGCGTCAACCGTTAATGTGGCGTTAAAACCAGCCGCATCATTGCTCAATGAAGTAGTAGTTCATGCCGGTGAAAACCCCGCCTTTCGTATCCTGAGAGAAATAAATGCTCACCGAAAACAGAACGATTTCCGGCAGTTGAGTGGCTACGACTATGAAGCCTATAGCCAGCTCGCCATTACGATCAACCAGCTATCCGAACGTTTCCGGCAACGGAAGGCGGTGCGGGCAATTCTGAGAGCGCTGGAAGAGAAACAGGGCGGAAAACCCGCCGTCCTATTACCCGTCTTTTTTTCTGAAACCGTTTCGCACATCTATGCCCGGCGTAATCCGCAGCATATGAAAGAGAAGATTCTAAAAACGAACATCAGCAGCGTTGGCATTACCGACGATAGTTTCGTAGCGATGTTTACCGGCGCAGGCTTCAATACGCTTAATTTCTACCAAAATCAGGTTAGTCTGTTCAAGAAAGAGTTCATTTCACCACTGGCCGAAGGAGGACGTTCAGCGTATACGTACTTTCTGGCCGACACAACACAAATTGGTCAGCATACTTGCTATGGCATTGATTTTGACCCTAAGAACGAACGTGATCTGGTTTTTAAAGGGCGAATGTGGATTGATAAACTCATTTATGCCCTGGTTCGGATCGAAGCCCAGGTTGGAGCCGCAGCCAACATTAATTTCATCCGTCAAATTGACATCGATCAAACCTACGAGCCAGCCAACGACTCAGGAAATGCCTGGTTACCCGAAACGACACACCTAACAGTTAGTGTCGGTGAAGTGGTTAAGAATACGTTTGGCGCTACGGTCGATTACACGACTTCGGTGCGGCAACCACTGGTTGGCCAACCTAAATCGGTTGATTTTTTTAATGTAGACATTGATTTGGCCGAAGACCGAGAGCAATCCACACCCGATTACTGGCAGGCTCAACGCCTGCAATCAAGTCAATCGCACACCTACGACCAGACTCGCGCTATGCTGGATACCGTCCGTAGCCTGCCTGTTGTGAAATCATATACAAGAGCCGCCCAGTTTGTGCTCAATGGTGGTTATCTGCCCCTCGTACGAGGGGTCGATGTTGGTTCGGCATTTTCAATGTGGGCCTATAACCGTGTTGAAGGGCATCGATTCCGGATGGGATTACAAACCAATAATACCTTTAGCCGCACGTGGCAGCTTTCGGCTTACGGGGCCTATGGCACGCGTGATCGGGTCTGGAAAACCGGCGCTGAAGTCAATTTTATTCCTAAACGGCAGCCATTAACGCTCATTACGCTACGCCATAGCTATGATCTGGAACAGCTGGGTTTTCGGATGGAAGATGTAGCCGATAACTCGTTTTTCCGGATAAACAGCCGGTTCGGTCGTTATCCACAAGCCTATTATCAACGCGAAATCTCTCTGACGGCCCAGCGTGATTTAGGAACAACTTTTACGCAAACGGTCGGTGTTCGATCCCGCTCTATGAATCTGTTATTCCCCTTCGCGATTAATCAGACCAGTGAATCAGCGTCTTCAGCAACGGCTATGACAGACCTTCGGAGCTCGGAATTGTTTCTGGAAACACGCTATGCGCCAGGTCGATTACCTGCCCGGCGCGTTACAAACCGCCGAATTCGTCGTCGTCCAACCGAAACGGCGCCCATTGTGACATTGCGCTACACCCTGGGTACTGCTTCATTTCAGGGCCGTACCTTTAGCGGTTACCACAAGCTGCAAATGCAGTTTGACCACACCCTTCGCTGGGGCCTTTTCGGACGCACGCAATATACGGTCAAAGCTGGATATAGCCCCTCAACCATTCCCTATCCGTTGCTTCAGGTACATTTAGGGAACCAAACGCCGTTTTATAATAAGAACGCCTTTAACCTGATGAACTACGCAGAGTTTGTCAGTGACCGCTATGTATCGGTTGCCGTTGAGCACAAGTTTGAAGGATTACTGACTAACCGTCTACCTATAATACGGCGTTGGGGCTGGCGCACATTTATGACAGGCAACGTGCTGTGGGGCCAATTGAGTGAGGCTAATTACAAGCTGATAGCCACGCAGGATAGTAAGGGTAAGCAGCTTCCGCCGGTTCACTCATTGCAGCAAACGCCTTATGTGGAAGTGGGGTATGGCTTCGAAAATGTCCTGAAAGCCTTACGTATCGAAGCGTTGCACCGGCTGACCTATCGGCAAAACCCGAATGTAACGCCATTTGCAATCAAAGTATCGTTTCAACTTGGTCTGTAA
- the rfbA gene encoding glucose-1-phosphate thymidylyltransferase RfbA produces MKGIILAGGSGTRLHPLTLAVSKQLMPVYDKPMIYYPLSILMLAGIRDILIISTPHDLPHFEKLLGDGARIGCRFSYAVQPSPDGLAQAFIIGEEFIGDDKVALVLGDNIFYGSGLSKLLQANNDPDGGVVYAYQVQDPDRYGVVEFDDSFNVLSIEEKPEQPKSNYAVPGLYFYDNEVVDIARNIKPSPRGELEITDVNRVYLERGKLKVGVLDRGTAWLDTGTFASLMQAGQFVQVIEERQGLKIGCIEEIAYRMKFIDASQLAEIARPLVKSGYGQYLLNLLK; encoded by the coding sequence ATGAAAGGAATTATTCTTGCCGGAGGATCTGGCACCCGTCTTCATCCGCTTACCCTGGCTGTCAGTAAACAGCTTATGCCAGTTTATGATAAGCCGATGATATATTATCCGCTTTCAATTCTGATGCTGGCGGGTATTCGTGATATTCTAATTATTTCAACGCCACACGACCTGCCCCATTTCGAGAAACTTCTCGGTGATGGAGCCCGTATTGGCTGCCGGTTTAGCTATGCTGTGCAACCCAGCCCCGACGGATTAGCCCAGGCGTTTATTATCGGAGAAGAGTTTATTGGCGACGACAAAGTTGCGCTGGTTTTGGGCGATAATATTTTCTATGGCTCTGGTTTGTCCAAACTACTCCAGGCCAATAATGATCCCGATGGAGGTGTGGTTTATGCCTATCAGGTACAGGACCCCGACCGTTATGGCGTTGTTGAATTCGACGATTCGTTCAATGTTCTCTCGATCGAGGAAAAGCCCGAGCAGCCAAAATCGAATTACGCCGTTCCGGGTTTGTATTTTTATGATAATGAGGTGGTAGACATTGCCCGGAATATTAAACCCTCACCGAGGGGAGAGCTGGAAATCACGGATGTGAACCGGGTTTATCTTGAACGGGGCAAACTAAAAGTTGGCGTGCTGGACCGGGGAACGGCCTGGCTCGACACAGGTACATTTGCGTCGTTGATGCAGGCTGGCCAGTTTGTGCAGGTTATTGAAGAACGGCAGGGTTTGAAAATAGGCTGTATTGAAGAAATTGCCTATCGCATGAAGTTTATTGACGCTAGTCAGTTAGCAGAAATTGCCAGGCCGTTAGTTAAAAGCGGATATGGGCAGTATCTACTAAACTTGCTAAAATAA